The window TTAAACGTACTTCTTCCACACACTCGGTGGGTAATTCACCGATAAAACGTGAAGGACGGTGATAAACTTCTTTACCATATAACCGACGGCTTTCTGCGTAGGTGATCGTGAGTTTTTCCATTGCTCGGGTAATACCGACATAGGCAAGGCGACGCTCTTCTTCAAGGCGACCGCTTTCATCCATCGACATCTGGCTTGGGAACATACCTTCTTCCATTCCCACAATGAATACAACTGGAAACTCTAGACCTTTAGCTGAATGCAAAGTCATCAATTGAACCGCATCTTGACTGACATCCGCTTGCCCGTCCCCCGCTTCCAATGCCGCATGAGAAAGAAAAGCCTGCAGTGGCATTAAGTCTTGGTCTTCATCTTGATAACTAAAGTCACGAGTCGCGTTGACTAGCTCTTCCAAGTTTTCAATACGTGCCTGTGCTTTTTCACCTTTTTCTTGCTCATACATCGCTCGTAAGCCTGAGTCATTAATCACTCTATCAGCTTGAACGTGTAATGGCATGTCTTGGGTTTCTTTAGCTAATGCATCGACTAATTCTAAGAAACGCTCAATTGCAGCGGCTGCCCGCCCTCCCAAAACCTGCTCGCGAAGTAAGTACTCACAACTTTCCCATAAGGTCAGTTGTTGATCCCGTGCAGTTTGGCGAACAGTATCTAGTGTTCTGTCCCCAATCCCGCGTGTTGGTGTATTGACCACCCGTTCAAAAGAGGCATCATCATTGCGGTTTGCGATCAGCCTTAAATAAGAAAGCGCATCTTTGATTTCTTGGCGTTCAAAGAAACGTTGCCCACCATAGATACGATATGGCATAGCACTTTGGATGAGCGCTTCTTCCAATACACGAGACTGGGCATTACTACGGTACAGCATCGCGCAATCTTGTAAAGCTCCCCCATTTTCATGCCATTGCTTAATACGCCCAACCACATAGCGGGCTTCATCTAACTCATTAAAAGCACAATAGAGGGAAATTGGCTCGCCATCTCCACCTTCCGTCCATAAATTTTTTCCTAAGCGGTCACTATTATTCGCGATCAATGTATTCGCTGCTTTTAATATATTATTCGTTGAGCGGTAGTTTTGCTCAAGACGGATAGTTTCTGCACCAGGAAAATCATTAAGAAAGCGCTGGATATTTTCGACTTGAGCGCCACGCCAACCATAGATTGACTGGTCATCATCACCAACAATCATGACTTTGCCTGTATCCCCCGCGAGTACACGGATCCATGCATATTGAATATTATTGGTATCTTGGAATTCATCGACAAGAATATTGGTAAAACGCTCACGATAATGCTGCAATACATGAGGCTTGTTTAACCACAGTTCATGGGCACGTAATAATAGCTCAGCAAAATCCACGAGCCCGGCTCTATCACAGGCTTCTTGGTAAGCTTGGTATACTTTTAGCCATGTGGCTTCGACTGGGTTTCCGTAAGCTTCAATGTGCTGAGGACGCAGACCCTCATCTTTTTTACCATTGATGTACCACATCCCCTGACGTGGTGGCCATTGTTTTTCATCTAAATTCATCGCTTTAAGTAAACGACGAATTAAACGGTATTGGTCATCGCTATCGAGAATTTGGAAATCTTGGGGTAAATTGGCATCCATATAGTGTTGGCGCAATAAACGATGCGCTAAGCCGTGGAATGTTCCTATCCACATTCCGCCTTCACTGGTTCCAATCAATTGATTGATTCTGTGCCGCATCTCTGCCGCTGCTTTGTTCGTGAACGTCACTGCCATAATTGAAAATGGAGAAGCATTTTCCACAGACATCAGCCATGCGATTCGATGCACTAGCACCCGAGTTTTACCACTACCCGCCCCCGCAAGGACAAGTAAATTGGTACGCGGTGCGGCAACCGCTTCGCGCTGTTTGTCATTAAGACCTTCAAGCAGATAAGAGACGTCCATAGTTACCATCAAAGCAAAACAGTGGCTAACACCACTGTGAGGTTATTGACAATGGCGATTGCCACTGTTTTTTTATACAGTAAATGATTATACCAATGATAAGAGAGAATCCAACCGCGAAATTTCCACATGCGGTAATAAACGCACCTCTTTCTCTTCCATCAGTGTTTTTTGATTTGTGTTGATCCAGCAGGCTTGCATGCCGCTGTTAATTGCACCTTCAACATCCGTCAGCAAGTTATCCCCAACATGAAGAATAAACTGTGGCTCCATCTCAAGCCGCTTCGCAGCTAAACGGTACATATCACAAAATGGCTTTGAGCGGCCGTCGGGCCCTGCTTTCAATACAAATTGAAAATATTGGCCTAACCCACATGCTTCAGGTTCTGCATTTCCATTAGTAATCGCCACCAGCGGAACTTTCTCTGCGAGCTGACGCAGTGTTTCATGGGTGGATTGCGGGATATCGATTCTATTTCGCCAATATGTGAAGTGCGCCATGATATCATCCGCCCCTTTTTGTGCGGCGTCTTTCGAGTAACCATAATGGCAAAGCATCATTTTGGAAGAAAGCCAACGCCAGCGTGATATATCATGATAAATATCAGGCTCTTGTTCTTCAACAAGACGCCGAAAAGCATAAAGATCTTCATTATTAAAATGATTAAAGCGCGGGTCATATTCACGAACAAAACGTAAAACTTCTTCTTCCGTTTTATCAATAACGGGATGGTTATCGTAAAGCGTGTCATCCAAATCAAACG is drawn from Providencia huaxiensis and contains these coding sequences:
- the uvrD gene encoding DNA helicase II, encoding MDVSYLLEGLNDKQREAVAAPRTNLLVLAGAGSGKTRVLVHRIAWLMSVENASPFSIMAVTFTNKAAAEMRHRINQLIGTSEGGMWIGTFHGLAHRLLRQHYMDANLPQDFQILDSDDQYRLIRRLLKAMNLDEKQWPPRQGMWYINGKKDEGLRPQHIEAYGNPVEATWLKVYQAYQEACDRAGLVDFAELLLRAHELWLNKPHVLQHYRERFTNILVDEFQDTNNIQYAWIRVLAGDTGKVMIVGDDDQSIYGWRGAQVENIQRFLNDFPGAETIRLEQNYRSTNNILKAANTLIANNSDRLGKNLWTEGGDGEPISLYCAFNELDEARYVVGRIKQWHENGGALQDCAMLYRSNAQSRVLEEALIQSAMPYRIYGGQRFFERQEIKDALSYLRLIANRNDDASFERVVNTPTRGIGDRTLDTVRQTARDQQLTLWESCEYLLREQVLGGRAAAAIERFLELVDALAKETQDMPLHVQADRVINDSGLRAMYEQEKGEKAQARIENLEELVNATRDFSYQDEDQDLMPLQAFLSHAALEAGDGQADVSQDAVQLMTLHSAKGLEFPVVFIVGMEEGMFPSQMSMDESGRLEEERRLAYVGITRAMEKLTITYAESRRLYGKEVYHRPSRFIGELPTECVEEVRLRATVSRPVSHQRLGTPISQNDSGYSLGQRVMHPKFGEGTIINLEGSGEHCRLQIAFQGQGIKWLVASYARLEML
- the yigB gene encoding 5-amino-6-(5-phospho-D-ribitylamino)uracil phosphatase YigB — encoded protein: MHFYRPLSPILAITFDLDDTLYDNHPVIDKTEEEVLRFVREYDPRFNHFNNEDLYAFRRLVEEQEPDIYHDISRWRWLSSKMMLCHYGYSKDAAQKGADDIMAHFTYWRNRIDIPQSTHETLRQLAEKVPLVAITNGNAEPEACGLGQYFQFVLKAGPDGRSKPFCDMYRLAAKRLEMEPQFILHVGDNLLTDVEGAINSGMQACWINTNQKTLMEEKEVRLLPHVEISRLDSLLSLV